In Ammoniphilus sp. CFH 90114, the DNA window TCCAGCAAATCATGGAGAAAAAATGCCGCATTAGTCGAGAGGAAGCCGACGTGCTTGCGCGAGATGTTGTGGATGGGATTCTACAAGGGGAAGAATTCGAAGATATGGTAGTCTACCTACAAAGCGAGCTGAAAATAGACAAGCTTGAACAAGTTCAGAAGCTGGTAGGTCAAGTCGCTACGTTGATGAATAATACGAGGCAATGGGTTTTAAAGGGGTATACTCCAAAAGAGCTTGCTAATAGGGAGCAGAACGCGTTGCGTCCACTGCCTAGGACAGATGCCAAAGTCATTGATTTTCCGAGCGGCCAAAAAGTCGGTCGAAACGAACCCTGTCCATGTGGAAGTGGGAAGAAGTTTAAAAAGTGCTGCGGGTAAAGCGAAGGAGGGGAGGGTGACGGTTTACACCCTCTCTGTTATTGATTTGATTATCCTTGTTGTTGTAGGAACCCTTCAGTTGAAACAACATTAGCATATATTCCATGAAGCGCACTCACAAACGCATAATGAACTTGATCTGCTGGCACGACTTTATCTTGATAAACTAAGTCCCTTGTCGAACAGGCATCTTCAATCAGGGTACTTTCAAAACCCAACTCCATGGCAGCACGCACGGTCGCATCAATGCACATATGCGTCATCATACCGCAAATGACGAGCTTGGTTACTCCATGTTCTCTTAATTTGCTTTCTAATTCGGTCTTAAAAAAGCTATTAGGCGTATGTTTGATGATTATACTCTCTTGTTCTAAGGGTAAAACGCGTTCGTTTATTTCGGCTCCCTTCGTATTTGGAAGAAAGAAACCTGCCCCTTCATGAATCGAGATATGCTGAATATGAAAAATAGGAAGGTTGTTTTGTCTAAACCATGTAAGAATTTGACTTGCTTTTTCGGCTGCTATGACGGGATTGCTCAGTTCCATCTTTCCATTCGGAAAATAGTCATTTTGAATATCCACGAGGATTAAAGCTGTACTCATGTTTTCCACCTCACCAATGAATAAGTTATAATAAAATCATATATCATATCTTCATTTTGATCGATAACTTGGTGAAACACTTCTCTATTAAACCATTTCATGGTGAAAGGAACTTCTATGCAGCTTGATAAAAT includes these proteins:
- a CDS encoding cysteine hydrolase family protein, yielding MSTALILVDIQNDYFPNGKMELSNPVIAAEKASQILTWFRQNNLPIFHIQHISIHEGAGFFLPNTKGAEINERVLPLEQESIIIKHTPNSFFKTELESKLREHGVTKLVICGMMTHMCIDATVRAAMELGFESTLIEDACSTRDLVYQDKVVPADQVHYAFVSALHGIYANVVSTEGFLQQQG